From Quercus lobata isolate SW786 chromosome 1, ValleyOak3.0 Primary Assembly, whole genome shotgun sequence, one genomic window encodes:
- the LOC115991928 gene encoding uncharacterized protein LOC115991928: MHRYDADKAHLPSMHPSTTFTTNGTSNPPRSTTSNDTDMPPTSTIIKDTTPLFDSVISPPVKNNPTPPSTTDINISPPLKNSPITNNSSSSPPRADSLQFGSVLGINLPPLTNDISQSSTTAVASATLSDLPVTSVLVTTEDCHVEPHPYIKNFIEDLEHTWGNSEKWVLELRGGRHIAIPLSLYHSPGSLSDFSNLEGAVGQGNNTFKEEGHIVSWADEYDGALDNVSVVSGLDCELGESDGGLVNWENVKEPLVVQPLAMANPVAPLVEVADASTQLSPWVEKRIKAFRKSVGTSLEGFEAEITGIFLALEARKKAKMQVECSQKREPKTSYKGRRELKSLLNSWNFENNSDLVGVASGERDSVVPQ, encoded by the coding sequence ATGCACCGATATGATGCCGATAAAGCTCACCTCCCCTCCATGCATCCTTCAACTACCTTTACCACCAACGGAACTTCTAACCCACCGAGGAGCACCACTAGTAACGATACCGATATGCCTCCGACGTCCACCATCATCAAGGACACCACTCCGTTGTTCGACAGCGTCATCTCTCCACCAGTGAAGAACAATCCCACTCCTCCATCGACAACCGATATCAATATCTCCCCACCACTGAAGAACAGCCCCATCACCAACAACAGCAGCTCTTCTCCACCACGGGCTGATTCTTTACAATTTGGGTCTGTGTTGGGCATCAACCTCCCACCGTTGACCAACGACATTTCTCAATCGAGCACTACTGCGGTGGCCAGTGCTACACTCTCCGATTTGCCAGTAACTTCGGTGCTAGTTACAACTGAGGATTGTCATGTTGAGCCTCACCCCTACATTAAGAATTTCATTGAAGATTTGGAGCACACCTGGGGTAATTCAGAGAAATGGGTCTTAGAGCTTCGTGGAGGGAGGCATATAGCTATTCCTCTCTCACTTTACCACTCTCCTGGGAGCTTGTCGGATTTTTCCAATCTCGAGGGAGCTGTCGGACAGGGTAACAACACTTTCAAGGAAGAAGGGCATATTGTTAGTTGGGCGGATGAATATGATGGTGCTCTGGATAATGTTTCTGTTGTTTCAGGGTTAGATTGTGAGTTAGGGGAATCAGATGGGGGTCTTGTAAACTGGGAAAATGTTAAAGAACCATTGGTTGTGCAACCTTTGGCGATGGCTAACCCAGTTGCTCCACTTGTAGAAGTGGCAGATGCTTCCACTCAATTATCACCATGGGTTGAGAAACGAATTAAAGCCTTTAGGAAATCTGTGGGTACTTCCTTGGAAGGCTTCGAAGCGGAAATTACTGgaatttttttagctttggaGGCTAGGAAGAAAGCTAAAATGCAAGTAGAATGCTCTCAGAAGAGAGAACCTAAGACAAGTTATAAAGGGCGTCGGGAGTTAAAAAGTCTGCTAAATTCTTGGAACTTTGAGAATAATTCTGATTTGGTAGGAGTTGCCAGTGGGGAACGGGATTCTGTGGTGCCTCAATGA